The DNA segment ACATCCCAATATCTAGTTTTGTGTTATTTGGCttgattcaaatatcatcaAGGAATATGGTACTTGAATGTTTATGGGATCATCAGGTGGCTTTCTAATTGGGAGAACACTTGCTGTTCTGCTGACCATGACCCTTGGTACATCGATGGCTGCACGCCAGGGCCCTATCGCGATGGCTGCTCATCAAATATGCTTACAAATATGGCTTGCTGTATCACTTCTCACAGATGCACTTGCTACTTCGGCTCAGGTTAATTTTATGGTTTTACCCCCTTTTCTGTCTTTTGTTTTTATAGGTCTCTTTTATCCTTTCCCAACTCATTAAGTTGAGCCATCTGTCCAGGCCTTGATTGCTAGTTATATATCAAGAGATGATTACAGGACTGTGAGGGATCTCACACAATTTGTGTTAAAGGTACTTGTGTTCTTATTCAGTAGGTCCTTAGGTGAGTTTAAGTTTCCTTGCATTACCGATTCAAATTGTTTTCCTGATTAAGCTTTATTTTTGTGTTTCTAGATAGGTTTTGCCCTAGGTGTTTTCTTAGCTCTGGTTCTGGGTGTTTCTTTTAGTTCTTTGGCTAAATTTTTTACGAAGGACACACAAGTACTAGGTATTGTTGGAACTGTTACTTTGGTAAGTAATAAATCCATTTCTTTCTGGAAGCATTCTTGTTAAGGCAGAAACAACCGTGTATCCTGACATGATATTGCTGCAAATGGTGCAGTTTGTGAGTATCAGCCAACCTATAAATGCTCTAGCTTTTATATTTGATGGACTCCATTACGGTGTTTCGGATTTCCCTTATGCAGCACGTTCAATGGTAATAATCTTTACACTGATAAAGCTTGAATAAATGGGAAAAAAAGctcacatacatgcatgcatGGTTGTAAAATGCAGATGGTGATTGGGGCTGTCTCTTCTGCATATCTGCTAAGTGCCCCTACCATCTTCGGACTTCCAGGTGTTTGGTCAGGCTTGACTCTCTTCATGGGACTGAGAATGGTGGCTGGATTTATCAGGTGAAACGTGTGGTTTATCTATTATCTTGAAATGCCGCTCTTTCATTCTGACAAGTTTTATGCGGTTTTTGCCAAATCCCATTAACAAGTTCATCATacgaaataaatttttttttatacgaGTAAAACATCATTGGCTTGAAGATGAGAAGCTAAAAAATTCAACACAGCCATTTGTAAACTATATTTCTTCTACTTTCAGGTTATTGTCACATAGAGGTCCGTGGTGGTTCCTGCACGTCAAAGAGGCCAAGGTTAATTCCGAGCTGTTCAAGTTGTTGTATAGGATGgatcttttaattatttttatcaaaatagTACTACTTATCCTCTTGTTTTGTGACTTTCAGGTCATTGGGTGAGAAATTGAGATGGATGGAGGAATGtatggtagtgtttgggagagcttctagcacttctcaattttttcttagcaaaattttgaaattttgttaagaaaaagccGAAAAATGCTTTctaaaagctctctcaaacaatACCTATGCATATGAGGAGCAACTGATTGAATACAAGACTTGCTAGGCAGCAGGATGCCCGTCGAGAACTTCATGAATTCGAGATCCGATACACCGTATGCAGCACCAGAGGAAATGGAGTATTGGGTTTTCTTGTTTGAGGCAGATGTCCAGGTAGTTTAAGATGATGATGAGATATGATACCACTACCATCGGTGGCGTCATATGGATCTTCCTCAAAACATCAAATTTTGAAGTAGGAGACGGGAAACACCTTCACTTGTTCATACTTAGAGACCAAGTGTTAGCCTATGTTTGAGGTTTTGACTGAACAAATAACATTCATCTTAATTTACAAAATTCGCACCATGTGACAAGATATAATGGTGTACTATCAACCAATTATGAATTAAACATCATGTTAAAACCATAACATGATAAATCTCAATAAATTGACTTCCGCCAAGATTCATGTTCCATTGGttcgaaaattcaaaaatttcggCAATTTGCACATCATTATTtgacaaaacacaaaaattgatatatataatcAGATCATTACAATAATGAAGTGTGGAAATATGGAGAAAGTCAGTCGAGATTTGCTATGACGGCATCCACAACTTCTTGTGTGGTACTTTGTCCACCAAGATCTTTTGTACGGTATTTACCTTCAGATATTACACGCTTCACAGAGGTCTCTAGTCTGTCGGCAAATGAAGGGAACTGCAGGTGTCTCAGCATCATAGCCGACGAAAGCAGCAAAGCTACGGGGTTCGCCTTCATTTGTTCTACCACTTTCTCGTTTCCTACATTTCCTGCAGAGGCACCTTGTTCGAATATGGCATGATCGGCACCGACGTTCCCTGAAAGGGAACAAACCATTGAATATCTCTTTTAATCAGGATGATATCATTCGTCTTAAATCAAATCGATATAACAGATGCACATCCGTAAGCAAACATTGTTAACAGATGAGGTGGAGTATAACCACGTTTTTTGGTTCTAAATTTTTCGTGGTTGGTGCTCGAGGGTTTCAATTTCACAAAAATGGGCGATTGGAAATTATGAGCTTTGAGTTCAAGATTAGTTGCACCATGCATTGTCTTGGGAATTGGGATCAAGTAAAATTCGTCCTTTTCATCTTGAAAGAGGAAAAGCTCTCAACAGACTCATGATGCATACCTCCGGGCATGACACCAGTACCTCCAGCAATTCCAGCAGCTATATTTGCAACCAGATTCCCATAAAGATTAGGAGTCACCTGCGAAACGCAACATTGCTCGCTTACAAGGCATTACGTTACCCTACCAACACCTATACACAAAAACGAAAGAACAAAACAGGACACCCATGAATGAGGAGGGAGGAGTAGGTGAAGGGAAGAAGAAAGGCATGATAAACGCCTCCCCCTGCCTCTCACCTTTCCTAAAACATTACTAATAAGTGGGGAAGGCGACACATCACGATAAAGTACCACCAGGGACTTTATCCAAATTATAATTTGATTTATTAAAACAGAATGACATACTAACTAGAAGATTTTCAAGCTGGATCTACGAGCTCGACAATAAATCGATAAAATGGTTACAGATCTTCAACCAGTTGATAATGCAGCTTATAATTTAAACTCGACAGAATAACACTAGCAGGATGAATAAATCCCTTACCATGACATCAAATTGCTCCGGCTTGGAAACAAGTTGCATAGAGCAGTTATCCACTATCATCTCATTGTACTGAATGCTAGGGTATTTGTTAGCAATTTCCCGGCATGATTCTAGAAATAAACCATCTGCAAGTTTCATAATATTTGCTTTGTGCACGGCAGTCACTTTCTTCCGGTTGTTGAGATAGGCATATTCAAAGGCATATTTTGCAATTCTCTCTGAACAGAACTTTGTTATCACCTAGCATTTGGGCTAAATGAGGAACAAAActatatgaaaattttaaaaggtTCTAAAGCATGTTGGTAAACACAAACTAGaaagaaatatgaaaacattatATTCTACAACAACGCCATAAAAACTTTTATTGGATGTTCTAATTTCTAAAAAGCGAGGTACTGACACACACATCAGAAAGATAAATAAAAACACAACCTACATATACAAGAAGGTAATCTGCAGCCTTTCCCAGCCAGCAGGATAAGTACACTACACAGTGATGAACTAAAAAGGGAACAGAGAGGTTCCAATGTTCCATGGAAGGAGAATAATGATGACACTAAACAGAAATGAACTAATAAAAAACAGAGGGTTCATGAAGGTAAAATGAGGAACAAATCACACCAATTCCAAgttgtgtaaaatttaaaacacataatCAACAGGAGGTGACTGGCCTGCAACATTATCTTATCGGTTAGCAGGTGAGATGCCATTGATAGCATGAAGTTATGGCAGGTGTTAAAAAGGGGAAAACCATGCAATGGTGCACAAATAAACGTAAGGATTTTAATTAACAAGTTCCATAGACAAATGACCTAGTTATCCCAATGAAAATGAATACAAATTTAATAACGCTAAGGCTCAACCTCAATTCATTATTTGATAAAACGAGCTCATCTTTCTAGGCTTCCAGAAGCCGGCAAaagaattacaaaaaaaaaaaaagaagaagccaCTTTAGCATGTTAACCATCTCATGTGCTGCTACTGACTGAACGATGTTCACGTTTATGATTTAGATTGAACTTCAATCttggataaaatttgtttacaGGCCTTGAAAAAGATATCCTTCTCATATGCGTCGTTCTCATTTAGTTGGCGTCAAATAATTTCTTAACTTCGTTCATAGATTCAGCCATTTAGGAATCTCGCCCATTAACAAAAAGCCTCTATCtttatcaattataataaaacaaATCAACATCACAAACTTCTCTTAAATCCTCCAATTTCCACAATTAGAAGGTTGCAAAACGAATTTACCAAAGTTGGTACGTATTGATATAGCaggaatatatattttttcttaaataaaagcaTAAATCTTTATTAATTCAATTTCGGGCTATAGAGTTCTAAAGCTGGAGATCTGGCATAGCCATCTTTGACCAGTACACTTCATGAAGGTTAACAGTTAGGAGCTTCTGTTTTCTTTGTTAAGGCACCTTACTTTTAACAAATCAAGTTGAATTCTTGCTATCTTTTAACCCCTCATTCCTTTTCCCATTTTTGTTGCTCCTCACCATGAATAGGTGATAGGATCCAGGAAATTGCCAACAGTCAACAATTGCTAGTGGAACTAAATCCTGATTGATATTATTAGAAGTTGAAAAGTATATCTGTTTAATTTTCCTTCCAACCTTTTAGACAACCGtcaatagtaaaaaaaaaaaaaaagaaggaaaaaaatcACGGAAATTCTACAATCAGCTAAAACCCAATAGCAAAAGCAAAAATATAACGCAGCACCATAAAAAAGTAACCACACATTAAAAAAACACGTATAGTACAAAACTACCTTGAGGCTTTCGACCACACCAGGAACAACCTCATGCTCGAGGCCCGAGTATTCACCCTCAGTATTCTCCCTGATGACGACAATATCTACGTCATGGTGGCGCGTTGGAAGCCCCTGAAGATTGAAGCAATGGACGAGTGAAGCGTAGAGATCGAGCTCCTTCCTCAAAAGCATATTGATTGAGCTGACTCCTCCGCCCACCGGGGTCCTAAGTCCACCCTTAAGACACACCTTATTCTTCTTAATCGATTCGATCACCTCGGGAGGGGCGGCCTTCATGTCGCCGTGGATGTCGTACTTCTCGAAGTAGACGGGAGCGTGCATGGCCTCCATGACCTGCTCGACAGCACCGGTAACGAGAGGGCCGATCCCGTCGCCGGGAATAAGGGTGACAGCCCGAGGGGTCCCGTCGCCGGGGCGGGGCATGTAGGTGACCGATCGTGTGGAACGGAGGTGGCTGAGGATTCGTCTAGACATTTGATTAGTTTGCTTGGAGAAGGAAATTCAAGTGATTAGGGTTCGTATTGCGCGGATGAATTGAATCAAACAAAGATTTTAGGGTTCAGAGATGAAAGAGCTAGGGAATAAGGAGTGGAATGGGAGTGTCTCAATTTGCTTCGAGGGGGATTCGCATTTCATCGACTAgcataatatagtaatttaataacaaattaattaattaattaatactttAAAATGTGGAGAATCAacattgattttattatttaaatatagaGATTTATCAAACCCTTTCCCAAACCTGGAGAGTTGATGTAATGGTGGCAAAGAGACTTGTTAGTACTCGAATCTTTGTGATATTATTCGatctattaaaaattattattttttattacaaaaatattatgtttttctTTGTATATTTAAATCGATTTATCTCACGAATATAAATATAGATATATGAGAACATTAGCTGAAAACCTACtctcaaataaaatattatgttttttttttcaatcaacTACTCTTGTTTTTTGCATCCAACCtgttttttttgtcatttgatCGATATTTTGATATCAACGAACTAACTTTTATATCATTTCTAGTTATTATAACTTTTTccgaaaatgaaaataaattaataataaaataattaagtttggaattaaaaatttaaaaataaacatttatttattatgtaacttctaattttatatttcatttttttgacgagttatatttcattttttttttaatgtattgtaaatttgaaaaaaaaaaagagtttttaTATAGTTGTTGAGAAAAAATAGGCTGATAATGAgttgtttttaatttaaaaataaaataaaaaagagttGCGTTCACCTGATATAAAACATTTGCTGTGGTTCTGGGTTCAGTATGTGTTGTTCTTGAGAGTGGCTGCTGACTTGTTTTGAGGGATGGCGGCTGAGTATTCATCGTTGCTGAAGAACAAATTCTGGGTGCTCAGGCATGGAAGAAGCATCCCAAACGAAAAGGGAATAATCATTTCATCTCTGGTAATCGCCATTTATTCACCAACACCACCATGCTCTCCGTTTTTCCGCCATTTCTTGTTAAATTTCCGATTTGTTTGTGATAGGAAAATGGGATTCTTGAAGAATATCGTTTGTGTCCTGATGGGGTTCATCAGGCTCGTTTGGCTGGAGAATCCTTCCTCGAGGCACTCCTCACTCTCACTTTCATTTTTGTTTCGGTGTAGAATCAAAATTGCGTGGCCTATATTCATATTTTGATGATAATGCTATTCCTTGTGTTGCATTGATATCTGATACCATTGAGTCAATGTTGATTGTCTAATTCTATCAGTAAAATAGTTTTTGTCGAGCATTAAGTTAAATTCTTAAAACCTTCTCTTTTGGGAATCGAAGAGTGAGAAGGAATTGTTTTTAATGTTACGAGCTTGACATTGTTGTTGCAGTAGTTGCAGTACTGGTTTTTATAGCTACCATAGGTGctgtgtctttttttttttttttataaaaaaaaatctcttaAATTTCAGAAGTTTCACGATGATCGATCAGTTACTTATTTGTTTTGTAACTCTGAATTCTCTGTGCAGGAAATAAAGAAAAGGAACATTGGGATAGAGCGCATTCGTATATGTTACTCACCATTTTCAAGGACCAGTCATACTGCAAAAGTGGTTGCTTCCGTTCTAAATGTTCCATTTGATGGTCCACAGTGCAAGGTAATTTACTTTTACCTGTTCAATAATGTTTGAGAGTGTATATTCAAAGTTTGAGAAAGAACCAGGCTTGTGTTACATGTTTATCGGCTACCTGGTTTAAGAATGTGtctttgtttttgaattttttgaactcTTGATAGAATCACTCCTTGTGTTGAATGAAATGTTGTAATAGTCCATCCCAGGCCTTGCATCGATGTGTGATAATTTATGATTTAGAGAGCAGTTTATTTGTCTTCAACCAGTCACTTGAAAACTCAGTACTTAATGGTGAATGTATACTCTCGTGGAGAAGTGATACATTAATAATTGTTTCCATTTTATATTTCAAGGTTAATAGATGCTTTGTTTTTATCCCAGTAATACTTGTTTAACAGGCTATGGAGGATCTTCGGGAGCGGTTCTTTGGTGGTTCATTTGAGCTGAAGTCCCATGATAAAGTAAATAGCTCGAGGGAGTACTAGCAGATATCATCTCAGATccaatttgattttcaatatgCTCCTTTTGTGGTTATCATGGAGCTTATGAGTATTAAAGCTCACATTTATTTACAGTCAACCCTCAATTAATTCATGGTAATTGTGTTTTCTTCTCACAGTACCCTGAGATTTGGGCCATGGATGAGAAAGATCCCTTCACGCGACCTGAAGGAGGAGAAAGTGTTGCTGATGTTGTCACAAGGCTGATAAGGGCTTTGGCTAAAATGGAATCAACATTTGAAGGGTAACAATTGACATTATTCTTTTTTCTGCTTTTGTTTTCTATGCTTGTGACATGTTTATCAAGTGATGTTCGATCCATCTGGTAATTGTTAGTGCATTTGGCATCCAATGTCtgcttcttttccttttttaatACCAGGGAAAACATATTTGGTTAGTGTTTGGGTTGCTTCCAAAAAGTGCTCATGAAtttttccttcacaaaatttttatgGATCAAACACTGCCTTAGAGTTGAAACTGCCATCACAAGTTTATTCTCCTAGTTGAATAGGATATACAAAATTTTTACTATCCTTCACAGTGTTTGTTCTGCCCAATAATATAAGTTTGACAAGTTTCACCATTGTGAAAATCTAACAAATTTTCTACTTTGAGAGCGTATGACATCCAAGTGGAAATATTTCATACCGTATGTTGAGTCATTTGAGCAAGCATACACAATTTTAATCACACAGATCCTATTAACAAACACATAATTCCTCTGCAGTTCAGTGAACTTTTTGTCATCTTAAATCGGTTGTTATGTGTatgtctttttgtttttttataataCTTTATCTTTCACATAATTCAGTGGTTTTAGGCATAAGCTTGGTTCAAAGTCCTTGGATGATTTATATGAGGATGCTATCCGCTCCGTTTTGTAGGTGCACGGTGTTAGTTGTCAGTCATGGAGATCCCTTGCAGATTCTGCAGACAATAGTCAATGCATCTGTGCAGACCACAAGAACTGATGCAAATGACTTGACCTCAAGAATTCAGGAAATCAGTGTCCCTTCTGTCCTGTCACAGCACCGGAAATTTGCTCTAAATACGGGAGAACTTCGTGAATTAGTGTAGTTAATGGCTGGCTTTTTCTTCTTCCCAGAACCTGTTTGCATGAGATGCAGAACCATGCATGCAGTATCTGCCTTTTTTATACACCTCTCTCAATTTTTAGCTTCTTAGAAGCCAGGT comes from the Henckelia pumila isolate YLH828 chromosome 1, ASM3356847v2, whole genome shotgun sequence genome and includes:
- the LOC140887410 gene encoding isocitrate dehydrogenase [NAD] regulatory subunit 1, mitochondrial; the protein is MSRRILSHLRSTRSVTYMPRPGDGTPRAVTLIPGDGIGPLVTGAVEQVMEAMHAPVYFEKYDIHGDMKAAPPEVIESIKKNKVCLKGGLRTPVGGGVSSINMLLRKELDLYASLVHCFNLQGLPTRHHDVDIVVIRENTEGEYSGLEHEVVPGVVESLKVITKFCSERIAKYAFEYAYLNNRKKVTAVHKANIMKLADGLFLESCREIANKYPSIQYNEMIVDNCSMQLVSKPEQFDVMVTPNLYGNLVANIAAGIAGGTGVMPGGNVGADHAIFEQGASAGNVGNEKVVEQMKANPVALLLSSAMMLRHLQFPSFADRLETSVKRVISEGKYRTKDLGGQSTTQEVVDAVIANLD
- the LOC140876163 gene encoding uncharacterized protein, producing the protein MAAEYSSLLKNKFWVLRHGRSIPNEKGIIISSLENGILEEYRLCPDGVHQARLAGESFLEEIKKRNIGIERIRICYSPFSRTSHTAKVVASVLNVPFDGPQCKAMEDLRERFFGGSFELKSHDKYPEIWAMDEKDPFTRPEGGESVADVVTRLIRALAKMESTFEGCTVLVVSHGDPLQILQTIVNASVQTTRTDANDLTSRIQEISVPSVLSQHRKFALNTGELRELV